A region from the Acidiferrobacter sp. SPIII_3 genome encodes:
- a CDS encoding glutathione S-transferase N-terminal domain-containing protein — protein MAIPAVRKPIMTLYSGITCPFSHKVRIVLLEKDVECQIIHVDLKKKPRELAELNPYNQVPTMVDRDLVLYESHIIIEYLDERLPHPPLMPVDPVTRGRARLMLWRFNRDWYDLFPEMEGEDKRLAQRARTIIRDGLTVISPIFKDQPYLLGEEFTLADCALAPLLWRLPHYDIELPRQAKPILDYADRLFARKPFRSSLTDAERDMRR, from the coding sequence ATGGCTATTCCCGCCGTCCGTAAACCCATCATGACACTGTATTCCGGAATCACCTGCCCCTTCAGCCATAAGGTGCGTATCGTCCTTCTGGAAAAGGACGTAGAGTGCCAGATCATCCACGTCGATCTCAAGAAGAAACCGCGAGAACTCGCCGAATTGAACCCTTACAACCAGGTTCCGACGATGGTGGATCGCGACCTCGTGCTCTACGAGTCGCATATCATCATAGAGTACCTGGACGAACGCCTGCCGCACCCCCCGCTCATGCCCGTGGACCCGGTGACGCGCGGCCGGGCACGCCTGATGCTGTGGCGTTTCAATCGCGACTGGTATGATCTCTTCCCGGAGATGGAGGGGGAAGACAAGCGGTTGGCGCAGCGCGCGCGCACCATCATCCGCGACGGTCTCACGGTCATCTCGCCGATCTTCAAGGATCAGCCCTATCTCTTGGGCGAGGAGTTCACGCTCGCGGACTGCGCCCTGGCCCCGCTCCTGTGGCGGCTTCCCCATTACGACATCGAGCTGCCGCGTCAGGCCAAACCGATCCTGGACTATGCGGATCGCCTGTTCGCGCGCAAGCCATTTCGGTCGAGCCTGACGGATGCCGAGCGGGATATGCGGCGCTGA
- a CDS encoding stringent starvation protein B produces MAALRTHLVGAVYQWAVESGFSPFILVDAARPGVQVPPGRVEDGRITLNVDPRAVRNFAIQDEMLSFQARFGGQPFLVSLPIMAVLAIYARENGRGLSFEGEDEPEPPAPATPPTEGAAPRKAPALRRVK; encoded by the coding sequence ATGGCGGCTTTGAGGACCCATCTCGTGGGGGCTGTCTACCAGTGGGCGGTCGAATCCGGTTTCAGTCCGTTTATTCTCGTCGATGCCGCGCGCCCGGGCGTGCAGGTCCCGCCGGGGCGGGTCGAGGACGGTCGCATCACGCTGAACGTCGATCCGCGCGCGGTGCGTAATTTCGCGATCCAAGACGAGATGTTGAGCTTTCAGGCACGCTTCGGCGGCCAGCCGTTCCTGGTGAGCCTGCCCATCATGGCGGTGCTCGCGATCTATGCGCGCGAGAACGGTCGTGGATTGTCGTTCGAGGGTGAGGACGAGCCTGAACCGCCGGCGCCGGCCACGCCCCCCACCGAGGGCGCGGCGCCGCGCAAGGCGCCGGCCTTACGGCGCGTCAAATAG